tattttttatattgtgttttttttttccttttaattaatactaaagtttaaaattatgaataattttttctgaattgaggtaatattttatgataaacttttatatttactataatataagtgaaatattatatgcttataactatggttctagagattttagtgtgtgtatataatatatatatatatatatatatatataaaatagcggtaaacccgaaacggtacaccggtattgaccggtatccgaaatatatcgtaccggtggccaaaccggtacagcctccggtacggtattgacttccttgcttaCAACCCCTGAACTTGGCTTATGTTGTGGGCCtagttaattttaaaattaatttaatgcACACCTCGGCCATTTGTTTAATTGGGTCAACATTTAAGAGAGTTAAGCCCCTTAATTATTAATCATCATGcccataaaatttaaatatcatGGTAAAATGAGCGTACTAGTAATAATTGATCTTAATCAATCGGATTCTAAGAACGGGCCTAATCAAAGTCTCTTAAGGTTTGGGTACTTGACACTTGGGCATTGTGTTTTAGTGCTCAAAACAGGCATCCAACTCGTGGATTTGTATACCATGGTGAAGTATGGtagtttttgaaatttgggCTCAATTGGACTGTCTGGTTGAAAGAGCGGGCCCAATCAAGGCTCTAGCGGCTTGGAATTGGATGCATGACAAACAAGGGATCCAGGTGCATGACAAACAGGACCCAGGCATTGATGCTTTGAaaattaagggtctgtttagtaatattattctagtgatattgtttgtatttattgaaaatatgtataagtgaaaaattatgttaaaatatgtgtaatattgtttaaatactaaaagCATATGTTTAAACACATGAACCAAACgagtgctaattttttttaaaaaatcataaaaatgagaaaaaagagaTTTCTTTTCATCCATATTcaagaacaaagaaaatacaaccaaaaaaataaaaaaagaagtcatTGTTGCAAGATTCATAATAGGccatcaaagaaattttttccattttaacttCTGTGCCAAAAAAActggatagtttttttttcaccaCTGCCATGCCTAGTAATCCACTAGTACTCTTACCAATCTTTTCCcacttctttatttttattttttactttcatttCATCTAAAATGTTAACAAGAATTTACAAAATAGTGTGATAATCAACATCTTTTTATTGATAAACTTCAATGATGAAAggatatattttaggaaattccTCAAACAACCTTCAGCCTCAACCCTTCATTAATGTAAACATacaattagaaagaaaattgtGCAACTTGAtgaattatattaatattttttgggtagTTTTGTGGGTATAACACCAGATCAAACTCAAATACGTTTAGGGAAAAAGAGTGCACTATAAGATTTTTGGGTCATATTCCTTAGAATAAAGTTATTTCTTGATACGGTATCTTATATTTCTTTGATGGGATATATTGAATCTTGCAATATTGAAACTTGACGATGCACAAAAATCGTTATTTAATTGACCGTCCACGCACGTGTCAATGGGTGCAcctgaagaacaaaagaaaagaaccaATCAAAGGGCACTGGTGGAgtaccggccaaagaccctctgAAGGTTAAGTCAGAAGAGAGCTTCAACAATGCTAGAGAGTATGAGCTTTAGAAAAATTGTGTGTACCTTTGTGAGAGAGGGTTTTGGGGgttatatagtggtgtagatTTGACCTTAATTTCTTGAGGAGGGAGGCTTTTCCTTATGGGGGGAACTCTCCATCAAATTTCCGGATTTTTCGAGATAGTCTTCCTTGTAGATGATGCTCAATTATGGTTGGGTATAGGGTGCAAGACTTTTCCATATCAAGATTCTTGATGAGCACTTCCAACCACGTGGGAGCCACGTGAGTACCGTGCGTCCCCCTTTATTGGGTATGTCCACTCTGTTGGGTCTGTACATATTGAGATCCATCTAATTGAGGTTCGCTTCCTCTGGATCCGTCTGCCCACGGAAATGTGTTTGTTAGTCTTGTTATGTTGTCGGCCTAATAAGACCATCTACTATATTGCAAGGTAGGCTTGTCAGGCTAAACAATTAGACATTTGGTCCATTCACTTATGCTTCGTGTCGTTAGCTTTGTAGGTCTAAAAATACCCTtatcaaaaccttttttttttgttattgaattttgattataCAAAAATTATCAACTAGTTGAAACAATAGATGTTTGTTATTCCTTAGAAAATGATCAACTAGTTGTCTTTCTGAAAGTTGGATTGGAACTAATTAATGTGCAATCCAAGGAGAGGTTGAAATTGAAGTGATGTTCCCAGGTGTTCAAACGTTCAATAAACATTTATCATtgtgtaatgttttatggtggAATTTCATAGCTCATTATATCCGTCATATATCTTTTACGAAAAAGCTTGCAATCTGAGTTTGATTTTGCTCTCTTGCTGAGGCCAAAAGATTTGGCTGAGGAATAAGCAAAAGATATTTTGTTGCCTAGTGCCTAGTAATTTTATAGTGAGAATGTTTCTTTATACATGTGATTGACTATCGAAAACCTTGAATTGCCTCAGAAGCAAGGTGGCACTCTACATCCACATAGTATACAACTTGGATAttacaaaacatttgaaattctaattgaatattttatgattGCCATGAAGCATACTTGCAACAGCCTTTGGATCAGCTTAACCCATAGGAACTTGGTGATAAACTTTGCTTCACTGTCGTGATGAGGGTCAAAAATGTAAACTTCTGGAAGGATACTAAATAGTCTTTAACAATTTTCAGTCATGCATGGTTGTGTGCTTATACCTCAGAGACAATGGGAAACGCTAGTTTTGAACAGGAAAGAAGACACACTTCTAATTTATTtaccaaattattttacatatgACTAACACCGTAAACAAGCAAGAAAATTTAGATGTCAAACAACTTATTGATgctacaataattaaacatcACTGCACAAGATGATACAACCCACTCCTATTGGTTGTTGCCCTCATCATTACAAATTTATGCGAACCCTTTACAATGTTATTTGTAAATTATATATTGTCCTGAGTTCTCATTCTTCTTGCAGGAATACTGACAATGATCGAGGCAGTGTAGACagtctttttgttgttgattctTTGAATACTTAGATGCATTGACGGTATAAACTAGGGCTGTCCAGAAGGATCCGGTAACCCGACCCACCCGAAGAACTGACCGGATCCGACCCGAATCCGGCCGACCCGACTGCTCCGGCGGATTGCCGGCGGGTCTTCATCACCAGAAACCGATTCCGGTGGGTCGGTTTCGATTTTCCTctcctaaaacccaaaaaaaccgAACCGACCGAGAGATTTCCAGAATCTGGAAATAATTCTAGAATCTAGTAATATTTTTCCAGAATCCGACGATATTCTTCCAGATTTCGGCGAAAAAACCTAGTATCTGGCGATATTTTCTTtagatccggtgagattttGATCGGATCTGGTGAAATCTTATCAAATCCGGTAAGATTTTCACTGGATCTTGTGAAATAACACCGGATCTAAGGGAAAACTTCGTCGGAATCTGGCAAACTTCACCAAAATCTGGGTTTCTTCGCTGGATCTATGTTTTTTTCACCGTTTTCTTTTCGTATTCTCAGATCTATGAATCCGACCGACCCGCCCGCCACCCATTGATGACCCGAACCGTCCGACCCGATTACTCCGGCGGGTCGGCGGCAGGTGCATTTTTTCTCCACCCGATTTTGGCGGGtcggttccgggttgggcacaaacctgacccagaccgacccgtggacagccctagtaTAAACCCAAGTTTTTGTTACTATAAAACCATTTACTCCCTAGGGATGGGTCCAGAGTCAGAGGGCCTTGCCTTGCTGAGGTTAcacatcataaaaaataaaatccatttAATCTGCcataagggaaaaataaataaatttaatgccGATTATAAATCATTATTTCTTAAATGAATAATTGAAACTTTATACAGCCAAAATAATTGcatttaaaatcatatatacCTTTGTGGCCAAAACAATATCTGCATGCGTACAGTGTGTGAACTTTTTTAGATAGATCAACTTTACAGGGTTATCTCTACTTTATTTTTCAGTCATTGGGTGGATGCAACCGTTGCCAGATGATCAACGTTGTTCACACAGTTCGAGGAGTCCAGAAGTCAAATGAACCTTTGGCTACTTTAGCATCATATAGAAGACGGAAGGTCGGCCAAAATAGACTTACTTGAAATTTGATACTTAATTGATTGATTTCTGTTCTTAGTGCATGTAACATGAACTTACATGGAATCAGGGGAAGATTTTATTTGGGATACTTCTGAGATTACATGAGACCGACAATGAAGTAGAGCAGAAACCTGATTCTTGGCTTCAAGTAGGacaagaaaaacatccaaattcCTTTTAACTTTGAGGAAGAAGCATGAAAAGTGTTAACTTTACATCAGGACAATGGAATTAAAGATCTGTTTCTGGAACTTTATAAAGCATACACTAATATCTATTATTTCTAACAAATCTTCCAAAATCAAGGAACCCAAAAAAGTGCAATCACAACTTGCTGGACCTCTACAgaattatttcagataataCTCATTCTTTCTTAAGCAAGTTTCCAGCCTCCCAGAAGAATGAGATAACAAATAATTCTGTGAAATTCCACAGTCCAAGAGCGGCTATAGTTTCATAAAAGTTTGTACTGTAATTCTTCTTGTTTTTGATTGATCCTGTATgatcaaataaaataagtttGTAAGTTACTCCATGAATGCTCCAATTTTCATTGAGCTTTTATTTGCTGAAGGATCCCTCACCCCTCTTTATATTATGATTTGAACCATTACAGCCAAATGTTTTTGGCAGGCTTCCTTGTTCTTGTACTGAAAATGATGACAACAGTTATAATTATTATTGatcaaataaaatcaattatattCTGTAATTTCTGGTCCGGCCTTAATTAGAGGGAATTCAATACCTCTCATCTGACTGCAACAGCTTGCTGTATTGAGGTAACTGACAGCCTAGAGCTTCCTTTCATCCATTTCTTGAGACTTTTTGAACTATCAGATAGAAATATTATTACTGTTTGTGTTTTATCAGTTTGGCCTTCTAAATGGTAACTCTTGCAATAACTCGGTGAAAGGTGAAAACTTTGAGATTATCTTTCATGCcatattcaataataatataagaaGTTTCTAAGTTTTAGAATAAATtgataaaacaacaaaaaattaagagtttaaAATGGTGAAGTTAACTGATGCTTCCTGCAAACAATTCTCACTACAGTTCAATTTCTCAGTGCTAATTAGATCTTTATGCCTCCGttattttttctattctatGATGTTTCCTATTGCAGTGTGGTATCATATTTCCCGTTGTGTTGGTTTGCCTTTCCTccattgacacaattaaaacaGTGACATTGTTATAGCATTACAGGTATCAACACTGACcaagctttgttgttgttgttgttttttttcttttataggaaAAACGCACTTCAATTAAACAGAAGAAATTCGGATTACATCGTGGGCACACGCGTGCTCAATAAAGCTAGGGCATTCCTCTAGCCATGTGAAAAAGTCCACCACATGCACAGCATGTTGGGCAAGTAAATGGGCAGGGGCATTCTCCTGCCTTTTAAGATGTGACACTTCTGCAGTTCTAAAGCATTGAAATTTCTGTGTAATGCCGCAGACAATGTTTTGGATTGAGGCAGGAACGTCACCAGTGCCTTGGATCGCTCTGCTCACGATTAGAGAGTCACCTTCGAAGGTCGCTTCCCTTATCCCCACATCCTTCGCGAACTGGACGGCCACTTCCATCGCCTTTGCCTCCGCTTCCACCACTCCAGTAAGACCAAAACCTTTCTTACTCAAAGCAGCATCGACCAAGCCAGCATAGTCTCGGATGTTTACGCCAAAGCCCACCTCCCTGCTCTTGGCAAACACCGCCGCATCGCAATTCACCTTATATTGGCCTTGCTTTGGGGCTGTCCATCGTACCACCTCTCAAGTCTGAGCCTCTCGCTTGCTCCAGACCTCATTCGCCGTTTGGAACTCCTCGAGTAGGTAGCACGAACATTTTACCACCGCCTCACcagtttttcttttccctccatgCTTCACTTCATTTCCTTTCCTCCAAATCCCCCAGCATATCATCATGGCTCTTTCCATAATATCTGGGTAAGCATCCTTCCACTGCAACAGTTGGCCCACCAAATCAATAAACTCCCATGACTGTGAAATGGTGAAAGGAAGGACAAGCTTACTGTGAGTCCACACAGCCTGCGCTTGTTTGCAAAACCACAAGATATGGAGTGCCGATTCCATCGTATCTCCACACTCCTCGCACAATCCATCTTGGGTGACCTTCCTTCTCCATAAATTTTCCTTTGTGGCTAGGATGTTTCGACACGCCTTCCACGTGAAGTGCTTCACCTTGTTAGGGACCTTCAAGCTCCAAATACCTCTCCAAATTTTCCGCACCATAGACTAATCAGAGCTAGTCGCTTGGCCACCTCCTTCCTGCGTTGTTTGAGCTAGGCGGTAAGCACTACGAATCGAGAACTTGCCATTCCTTGAACCTGTCCAGATAAGCCTATCCCGTGCTTCGCGTGCACTCAGAGGGATGCTAAGAATGGCTTCCACGTCTTCTGGTATAAACCACTGTTTTATGAGGTCCACCTTCCACTCTTTGGTTGCACTATTAATTAGTGCAGACACTCTTGACCCACATGGAAAAGCACCCATTGGGGAGATGGCCGTGTATGTGCATGGCCTGGGTAGCCACTTGTCACGCTAGacatttattttctctccatctCCCACCTGCCACCTCACTCCCTTTTTTATCAAGTTCTGCACAGCCATAATGCTTCTCCACCCGTAAGATGGATTTTTGCCCATTTCTACATCCATAAAGTCACACCCCGGAAAATACTTTGCCTCATAGACTCTGtagaaaagagaagaataaTTGGTCTGTAGTCGCCACCCCTGCTTTGCTAACAACGCCAGGTTAAATTTCTCAAGGTCCTTAAATCTCATGCCTCTTTGGTCTTTCGGGAGGCACATCCTCTCCCAACTCACCCATGCCATTCTCCTTTCATCTTTCTTCTAACCCCACCAAAATTGTCTCACCATCCCTGTAAGCTCCTTACACAGAGCCTTTGGTAGCAAAAAGCAACTCATAGTATATGACGATACTGCTTGCGCTACTACTTTAATTAAAATCTCATTTCCGGCATTAGAGAGCAGCTTCTCCTTCCACCTAGCCAGCTTGTTTGCAACCCGTTCCTTTAGTTGAGCAAAGGAGTTTGTTTTTTATCTACCCACCAAGGACGGAAGACCCAAGTAGGACTCGTGTGGCTTAATGAGTTGGGCTCCAAACATTGTTTTGATTGACTCTTTTGTGGCGTTATCAGTGTTCCGGCTGAAGAACAAGGAGGTTTTGCTACGGTTTAATTGCTGACCCGATGAGGCTTCATAGACGTGCAAGATTCTTTGAATTTCCTGACATTCCATAGTGGTGGCCCGGCTCAAAATCAAGCTGTCGTCAGCAAAAAACAAGTGTGACACTTTTGGGCCCCTTGCTGATGCCGCCAGCCCCTTTAAGGTTCTGTTTTGGACTGCCCTATGGATTAAAGCTTTGTTGTTGGTATTTCTGATAAAAGATCTGTCGTTGGTTGTTATCAAGACCGGAAACCATTAAATTCTAAGCACTGATTCCAAAAAAATGGCTCTTAGGGGCAAAGTTTTGGTCTAGTGCATTGGGGCTCCAATGCATTGAATGGGACGTGTGCACACATGTCCCGTTCAATGCATTGAGGCACTAGACCTAAGCCAAACTTTTTACTCTGAATTACATTTGTCACCTATCATTTTAAAGTTTGTCACTTTGAATGGTAAACAACTTCTAACCTTACCTGCCTGCTCATGTGATCTGTCATTTTGTTCATTCTATGATTCTATCCCAATTGAACCATTTTCTAGATTTACCTATGAATTCAAAAGATGATATTTTGATCTTAAATAGTATGCTTAAATTTCATCACAATGTTGCCTTCTAGAACATTATATTACGTGTGATGAATTGGTAAAAGTTTTGCATGTCTAAAGTGGGAATTCAACCCAATCCACAACTAGTGAGAAGTTCACCTTATGTAGTTGTTGTAATTATttgaatcaaataaaagaaattttaatatctCAAGATCGAGACCAGTGTAATCCTATACATTCTACTTTAAATGCAGAGTTTATTTGACAATTaagattttatattttggatTTGATTGTGTATAGACTATAGTGTGTCCATGTTTTTTAAAGACGTTGTACTAAATAAACCTTTAGagttataatatttaattttaatcatgAAATAGCTCAATTAGATGGAATCATAATACTCAATTTTAAATCCTTTAAATTTGGACCATTCGGAATCAATGTTAATTAATGGTCTCAAGTAACTCAAAGTGAAATATGTAAGGGATATTTTCATTGATGGAAGTTAAAGTGGCAagctatatattatatatttgttttgtctaaaatttaaaagcacTAGACTTTTCGAAGtgttagagcaaccacatcagttcaGTTAAAAattccgtctattttacacaaaaaacctccttctaaaattttacacattcatttttacaaatcacccacatcagttcatttATTCTACTccatctattaattaaataatcaattttttcacattttttattatttatctcaACGGCCTAATCTTATACCCGCGCACTACTGCTCCTTCTGTTCATTTCTgattcatctttctctctctctctctctctctctctctctctctctctctctctacccatttcagATCAACCGTCCATCTCGATCAACTCTCCGATCCACGAGCGCCGTCCTCCATTTCTCAATCTGACCGAGCTCCAATCCTCTGTTTCTCGACCCGATCCAGCTTCGTCCTCTGTTTCGCCACCCAATCCAGCTCCAATCCAGCTTCGTCCTTTGTTTCGTGACCCGATCCAGCTCCGTCCTCTATTTCTCGACCCGATCCAGCTCTGATCCATCTCCGTCCTCTGTTTCTCGATCTGATCCAGCTCCGCTCCgatccgatccgagctccgtcCTCTGTTTTTGGGTTGAGGCAAAGCGGGTTTTCTAGGTTTCTTTGAATTtggtttctatttttgtttattttgggttgaattttttgttgattttagtttttttgttgaggCAAAGCTCCGTCCTctgtttctgtttttttgttgttttttttattattttgggttgaGGCAAAGCGGGTCCGTTcagaggaagagggagagggagagagagagaggcagagagagagagaacagatggagaaagaagagaggtgagagaaaaaaatataaaataatattttacaccgctacagtaaccgtgtatatttacacggtactgtagcgaTTTTGAACGAAATGTAAAATATAGACAGTTATGAAAGGACTGATGTGgggtgtttttgataaaaaatgtgtaaatttaagcatttcttttattatacacacttatACACCAACTGATGTAATTGCTCTTATAACTTCCGATTTGTTGTCAAAGTATTGGGTAAGTGGGTGATCACATTATaatattttcccctttattattatttttttcctgcTGATAAGTTCATCCCATTTATGCTGGAAGAGATGTCTCTTCAGAAGAGTTGTGTCCCTTGCGAAAGGGTGTCACGAAATCTATAAAAGATGTAGAAGCGTAATCAGATCAACATTCTCAAggaattatttaatttcttttaccAACTATTTAGACCGATTGAGTATCAAATCATGCATCTCAAACAATTTCTACCACCCGGTTTATTTTATACATGTGAGTAAAAGGGACCATATTTTAGAGAATTGGAAAATGGTAAAGACATAAACTATTACTGTAGTGGGTGGTTGTTAGTAAGTAAAATATGATATTAGTGATGAGGTAAATTGAGAATCTGTAAAAATTTACAActttaacaaacaataaaaatgtagtataatagtttgaaaaatgctaaaagttacaaattattttacaaaccgttgatgtgataaaaaattattgttaagggtccatttggatgcaactgaaactgaaaactaaaaaacactgtagcaaaattaaaattttaatgtgtaaaaaacactgttcatgtctaaaatcactattcattagcctaaaatcactgttcatggccaatgaacagtgaacAAAGCGCGTCccagagaagaaaaagaaaaagaaaaaaggaaggggTTGAAACCTAGACACTAGGCATTTCAGCCCTTCCGAAACGCATTctaagtgaaaaaaaatgttagtagTGGGCTAAAGCCTAAAATGAATATcaataagaatttgtcatatcaacagtttgtaaaaatagtTTGCGTTTATAGCATTACTCACAATTTTTGCCTTTTAACATTACTAGGAGAGAATTTGATCACAATTGTTGGACTAGTGGCCACCTAAAAGAGCATCTCATCATTCTCATGCAAGGCACAACTTGCACCCACTGTTTTGAAAACGGGACTAGACCAGCCCGTTGATTCAATTCAACAAGAACCAGGCATTAGTCCAGTTCGGTAAAATTGGTTCTTTGACCATACTGgtttttaaaaacatgattgTATCATGGGTTCATAACCCTACTACTACTATAGTCAAGAGAGTGCAATTGCAAATCGCTCTCCAAGGCTTTAAGGAAGACTTATTGAAAATCATAGACTCAACGAGaaaacaaaaagggggagatgcTAGAAATATCACCTTTGGTTAGAATAGTAAGTTAGATTTTAACATTAGAAGTAGAATAGTAGTTATTTAATCATTGTATCAATAGATCAAGCTAGATCTCTTGTTAGGTTTGTACTTTAGAGAAAACTTCAATGCAAATTAGCTTTCATTCCTCTAGTGGATGAAGTTGTGGCTAGGGATGAAATGTCACTCGGACATAAAACTAGTTGGTTTTTTTGAAATGTGTTGAGACACAATAGTAGACCGGACatctaataaatatatatatatatatataaatatatatatatatatatataatgaattatGAATAATTgtcttattattattgatgaggaaTAAAGATACTTAGACCGTCTATGGTCATCACAccagcagccgtccagaagttagCATCAAGACGAGGCTAACGCGCATGGTCGTCCTTGGACGAAAACAAACCTACATCACTCGTTCAAGGGAAGCGCCCAGCCCCATCCTGAAGGGATTCGTCCACATGAAGACCCCTGAATGAGACCTTTACACTTGAGAATTACTAAGTACATTTCACCACTCCGTAACTTACGCATAACTTTCGGTGACCGTTGTATGAGAatatataactcctaaacggttgtaggAGTTATCTATGAACCCacgacctcctcaaatccaggggaggttacaattcCAATAACTGCTCTTAGGACACTATAAACACTCATTCAGACCAATGAAAGGTACAATTTCGACtactcccaaaaagttggaactccaaaaatatagagagaaaactaactttgctatcggagggttcttgaccggcaaccccggtcacctttgatcgcttttcttcatttttcaggccattgatagagcaagtggtcctttcaagtccaaagcatccagcctactgattttctttgcataatcaattattattttatacttattatcagctatttcaaattttgtaagaaatatatatatatatatatatatatataaataaataatgaattatgaataattgttttattattattttatatttattattagcTATTCCgaaatttgtaataaatttaaatttaagaaatgCATAACGATTTGGGCATGATCTCAGAGAAAGACTTGGTGAAatagtaattttatattttttaaaatttgacttTGAGTGATGTTGAAAACTAATTTGATGATGTTCTCATAAAAttaagtgaaaatattttggacatttGGATAACGCAAATATATTAATGATGTCAATTTCCTTCATGATGGGTTAGATCTAACAATCCTAAAAGCAAAAGCTGTAGCTCTGAGTCTATTTAAAGTTTAAGATATGTCATCTCAAAGAcacaatttaatttaaaattttaaatccataTAGTATAAAGatgataacaaataaataaagagaatgaaaaactttcaaaaaatgaTGGAAGATTTGTCAAGTTTATTTTGGaaatgtctttctttttttggaaaaaaacaaAGCTTGTTTTGGAAAATGATGAGTAATGAAAATACTCAGATCGTCCATGGTCATCACACtagcagccgtccagaagttagCATCAAGACGAGGTTAACGCGCATGGTCGTCCTTGGACGAAAACAAACCTACATCACTCGTCCAAGGGAAGCACCCAGCCCCGTCCTGAAGGGATTCGTCCACAAGAAGACCCCTGGACGAGACCTTTACACTTGGGAATTACTAAGTACATTTCACCACTCCGTAACTTACGCATAACTTCCGGTGATCGTTGTATGAGAAGATATAACTCTTAAACGGTTGCAGGAGTTATCCATGAACCTCCGACCTCCTCAAATTTAGGGGatgttacaatttcaataactgctcctagaacactatataaacacccattcaaaccAATGAAAGGTACGTTTTCGActgctcccaaaaagttggaactccaaaaatatagagagaaaactaatttcgccatcggagggttcttagCCGGTAACCCCGGTCATCTTTGAtcgtttttcttcatttttcagGCCATTGATAGAGTAAGTGGCCATTTCAAGTTCGAAACATCCAACTtactaattttctttgcatcattagaaaatattacttttacttttgtatcttttttaattttaaattcatcAAGCTAATTTCGAAAAGGAGAAGGTTAGGCTGGTTATATATATGGTTTCCGCCGATTCCgccaattaatttttattttgggaaatgtctttattttaaattcaaaaaacacAAGCAAAGCCCGCgttttctttttccctctttctttctttcttcttcaccgGTTCAGAGGGCTGTCACCACTCACCACCTACCGCCACAGTCAGACGATTGGGGCTCTTTTTCCTTtccccttttctctctctctttctttctttcttttctctcttatcttctctttctttctttctttcttcctccagaAAGGAATAACAAGAAAG
The sequence above is drawn from the Castanea sativa cultivar Marrone di Chiusa Pesio chromosome 5, ASM4071231v1 genome and encodes:
- the LOC142635234 gene encoding uncharacterized protein LOC142635234, which codes for MVRKIWRGIWSLKVPNKVKHFTWKACRNILATKENLWRRKVTQDGLCEECGDTMESALHILWFCKQAQAVWTHSKLVLPFTISQSWEFIDLVGQLLQWKDAYPDIMERAMMICWGIWRKGNEVKHGGKRKTAPKQGQYKVNCDAAVFAKSREVGFGVNIRDYAGLVDAALSKKGFGLTGVVEAEAKAMEVAVQFAKDVGIREATFEGDSLIVSRAIQGTGDVPASIQNIVCGITQKFQCFRTAEVSHLKRQENAPAHLLAQHAVHVVDFFTWLEECPSFIEHACAHDVIRISSV